The sequence ttcttttctttccggTTCATTCCGCTAACATGCTTGGCTCAGCCCCTTAAATATTGTCACAAGGCACGTATTTTATTCTGCTATTTTTGTATGGCATTAGTGCCTTGCTTTTCCTTCTGCCATATGTCGGCAACCATATCATAGAAGCCATTGTGGATAAGCCAACTTAATTCGAATTTGAATAAAGGTTGTTTAccagaagaggaagatgagccAGTGTCGAGTAAGAGAGGGGTGTGGTCGGATCTTGACCTATCCAAATCCTGAACCGATGCCTTGGGGTATTTTAACTCCCACTCTGTACTCATCAGAACTCtatctagtttttcaaatgttgGTGGATCTCTTTCATTTGCACAGGTATATTGGTATCCAGATAACTCTAGTTCTCGAAAGTCTAATGTTTCAATAACAGCATTGAACAATCGAGGCCATCTGTAATCAAAGGATCCACTACTTTTATCCTCGGGGTTTCTCATAATATTGAAGTCTCCCCACATTAGTATCGGGTTCTCTTCTTTGCTACACACATTAACCATTTCAGTCAAGAAAGCTGCTTTATGTTCATCTTGGGTAGGCCCATAAGTAGCATATAATGCCCACATAAAGCTATCTTCTTTATTCTTAAGAAGGAATTTTGAGCCACCGCATAGGTGTCTTAGAAGCGAATCAGGGCATGTGATTCTTCCTGTTTCCATGAGGGCTACAAAATCCAACTGTCTTTCCTTCACTACATCCAAAATATAGTTATGTTTAGCCAAGTCCCCCAAACCTTTGCTATTCCAAAAGATCCCTTTCATTAGAGATTAATTTTGGATGGCGTATTTGGTTTCTTAGGTGGGTGTTTATCCCTACCTCTGGAACTGGACTTTTTCCTTCTCGGGACAGCATTAAGATCACAACATATTTGATCAAAATCCTCTTCATTGAGGATCTCAGTTAAATCACGGCATATGTGACTAAGGTGCTTGTCAATCCCATCCATATCTTCCTCATCTTCATGCATATTTGACTCATAAGATCTGTTACTAAGTTTCTTGCTAATATTATTATTAAGAGACTTAGGGGTAACAGTTAACCTATCAATCTCAATATTCTTAATAGAAATAATAGAATTGTTTATATCTCTATCATCTCTACCCATAACAACACCTAAGCTCTTGATATTAGAAGAAACTTTCCTGttggaaaaataaataaacgaTGCATTATTCATACCTTGTTGTCATCGTATCCTCGTCGGAGCATGCAAAAAGCCTGTGATGACCGTGATGACTAGCTTGTTGGAGTATATTTGGGATATCTCTAGATATGGTAATTTAGGATTGATTGTAATCCTAAGATACCTATCTTATCTCTAGGAGAGGCTTCTTGCCCTCCAAGctttgtactctatatattccaCCCTCGAGGCTCAATGTAACACATCGACCACATTAATCAATCCTCATATTCTATATGGTATTATGATTTTAGGTTCCGATCCTAGGTcacaaaccctagccgccatcAGCTTCCGCACCGCGCGCCCCCGGGGAGATCGATCTCCATGATCTCTGCTGAGAGCAATGCCACTCGTACCTAGGGTTTGCGCCACCGATCATGTTGATCGATAGCCCTAGAAAGTTTTTTTCTCCGATCTATTGATCGGGTTTTTCTCTCTCGCCAGTCGTTGATCGGAGTTTCTCCTTGGTTTTTCCAATCCAAGATCAGTTTGCGTCGTTCGCCGCCCATCGATCTCGCGCGCCTCTACTCCGACCTCGGCATGACTACACTAGCTCCTCCACCCGTATGGCATGGCTGGATGCTcttccttgactccacccgtgGGACATGGCCTGGCCTGCGGTGCTCATCGGGGTGCCCCTCGCGCTGCCGCCAGGCTGCTTTGTCTGCACAGTGTCCAGGCCGTCGTGCCACTCCACCGGCTCCTCCACGCGCACGGCCTTGATCCGCACCGCCCGTCTCCACGCGCTGGATCAACGTCCGTCTCTGTCTCTCGCATGACCATCCACCTGTCGACATGCCTCCATGCGCCATGGATCGTGTTGCCTGTCTCCGCACTGACGCTTCCACGTGCCTGGATCTACCCGTCGACACGCCTCCACATGCCACAGACTCGTCTCCACCTGTGCGGCACGGCTGGGCGCCCGGCAGCCCTGTCCGCACAGCGCTCCATGTCGGTTCATTGTCGCCTCCACCACTTGGGACGCCTCTGCCACGACCACCTCGTGTGCCCTAGGTCAGATCAGCCGTGCGGCCTAGCCGATCGGCAGTGGCTCCTGTACTCCTCGAGTACACGCGTACCTCCTTCCCGAGAACTGGGGCTACCGCTGCGTCGCCTCCGGGCCACAGTGCTGCAACCTGTGGCCATGCCTCCGCAGCGCTGTCGTGCTACCGCACGGTTCAGCCAACGGAGGATCTCGCCGTCGCCCTACATCGCTGTCCCCACACGCCACGACACTCCGGCGGATTGACACCGCCTCTCTTGGCATGTCATCGCCTTAGTCATTGGCGCACTTGGTCTTCGTCATGCTATTCGGGTGTTCTTCGCCAGCTTCTTCGAGCACCGCCGCCACACTCTCTCGGGCACTAGCGTCGCCGCTCCAGGCCGCCGATTACGCCTCCCTCTACCGCCTTCGTACATCACAACCTCGTCACCAACATCGCACTCTCCTCCTCGACTACTTTGTCTTCTCCGGCAACCATGGGCTGCATCGGCACTCTCCCCCTCGCCGCTCTGCGCACTGCAACCATCTCGGAGGCCTTCTCTGCTGGTCTCTCAGACATTGGCGTATGGTTGGGCTCCCTACCTTCGCGCGTCCGGTACTGGTAACACCGGTACATGCCTTCATCCCCGACGTGTTCGCGGGCCTGGCAAACCCAGTGCACGCCTCGTCCTCGACGGCCTCGACTACatcgacttcggcatcaaccTCTTGGCGCCTCTGGCGCCCGTGGCTTCAAGTGCGGCCTCCTCATCCACGGCAAACCCGACTATGGCTACGTCGACCATGGCTATCTCACGCACGGCATTCTCGACCACAGCTACTCACCTCGCTCTTGGTTACCTCGACTTCAGCACAAAGGGCTACCATCTGCATGAGCAACTCGTTGGTTTCTCCAGTCACAGCATCTGTATCGCGTTATTTCGACTACAGGGGGATATcattcatcttcctctccagTCTTATCGTCTGCGACACTCCCGCTGCAACTGCAGggggatgttagagtatatttggGATATCTCCAGATATGGTAGTTTATGATTGATTGTAATCCCAGGATACCTGCATTATCTCTAGGAGAGGCTTCTTACCCTCCAAGctttgtactctatatattccgCTCTCGAGACTCAATACAACACATCGACCACATTAACCAATCCTAATATTCTATCATAGCTATCTTGGaaacttttattattttttattttttatcttttagcTGAATTGGTTACCTAGTAGGTACTAGCTGGCCAGTAGAAAGACAGTGGATATTAAACTGGCGACTGAAATTATTTGCAACTGCCAGCCCATATCTATTTATTCTCATtcccttttatttttatttggttgttcTCCTTCTCATTCTCATTGATCAGAATCTAGTGCTCCAATCATACGCAAGAGATGATCTGGTTTCAAGTCAACCGTATTGCTGCAAGAGATGATCTGGTTTCAAGTTCTCGGTTTGTGCAACCTCTCACGGTCACATGGCTTCTTTTTTTAGAAACACCAGTACAACTTGTAGACGTATCCACACACTCACACCACCACACGCACTTATTCACACAGTACCTACTAAAGACTTGAGATACAGAACTTAAAGATTGACGAAGTCACCACATGGCTTCTTGATTTGGTGGCTCTCGAGGTGATCACAATTACCTGTCATGCGACTAAGGAAAGGCTGTGATACAACTTTTATTCTTGTAATCTGGCAACTATGGAAAGTGCAATAGAATATTCTTTCAAAATGCGCAAAGCACAACAATGCAGGCGTGTGGCCATTAGAAATGGAAATCGGACATGGAAGCTAGGAGGAGAAGGTTGTTTAATCGGTATGCTGATTTGTGGAGCTAGAACAGATGCTTGTTTGGTTTAAATCCTTGTGTTGGGTTACCATCATTTAGAGTAACTAATAAGAAGGTTGTTATGTGGTGGCCGTAAATTTTTTTTCCTCTAGTTAATAAATTCTGATACACCCcgcaaaaaaaaatcttgtgatATCCTTGAAAGAAAAACTCTCTGATGAACATTCTTGCCTGACCTCGAGCTGAGTGATGCCAATGGTGGCCTTTGGAATCGTTCAATGGGCAAAAAAAATGCCTAGATGAGTACGCAAGTAGCTAGTAGTACCGTCTACCGTCCTATTCTATTGTAAATAGATTGGTTGGTGCAAAACTAAGTATACTAGCTTCCTGCGGCATTACCTGGGCTGGCGTTATCTAGTGCAATGCAGTAGTATATACCCACCCGGTTACATACCCAACATCATGACTTGATTTGGCAATGAAATAGCAGTGGTTTATCACTAAAGCAGCAACCATGTTGTCAGTAAGAATGTCAAACGAATCCTTTTGAATGGAACTAGGATGAATTAGGATGATTGCAAGTCATCAGTCACCTTTTTCTAATCGATCAACACGTACGAAAAGTCACAGTAAATGGCGTGTTAGCTAGGGGAGTACGTCATCATATATAAAATTGCATGGTTAATACAAACTGTCCCGTTTGGCTAGTGACATCGTTTTAGATATAGAAGTATCTTTGATGTGCCCTGTGGTCAAAGGGAAGATTGATTCCTATATGAGTATGCAAGTAGTACCGTGATATATATTCTATTGTACAATTTTTTACTTCTATGAACTTTAGATTGCTTAGTgtaaaattaaatattaaccACTTGCCTGGCTTCCAGCATGTAATCATCAGGCATTACCCGGATTGGCTCTATGACTTCTATCTATCCATATGTACCCGTTCATTACATGCCCAAGATCATGGGTTGACAGAGAAATGAGGTATTAGTGGTTTATCAACGTGGAAAGCTATCATCTCACACAAGATCACATGCGCTGGCCTGGATACTCCTGAGAAACCGCCAAAAAGGTGAGGAATCAGCAAAAAGGAATCCTgagtaatatacatatatactagGATGGTTCGCGAGTCACTCAATCATCCTCCTTGTTATGGATCAAGACCCATCATCACGATAATCGGGTGTCAGGGGAGCCTTTTGTTAAATTGCGTAGTACTATCTCCGTTCttaaatagatattattttagaaatttgattttattctcaaatagattttgttttagatttttattATGGTGTTTTACTAGAGTGCCTATATTAAAGACTATTGAAAAGTGGAGTTTTAATTCAATGAGTGTGCTAGATTGGTGGCTTATGTGCTATTGATTGAATGTGGGAAAAATCGAGAGAGGTAAATTGTCATGCATAAAAGAATTTATTGCAACCTTGTTCTGTGTGCCGAAGGTTAAAACGAtatctaaaagaaaacaaaaatagtaGTTATTTCGTTTCTATCTCCGACGCGCCTTCTCACCTTTGACAGCCTTGAATGAGACCAATGGTGTTCTTAATTTGCAATAGTTCAAGGGCAAATTAATACCTAGATGAGTGTGTAACTAGTATTGTGATAGAGCCTTTTTTTCAGTCATTGGGAGGTACTATTAAATTATACCTTTAGAGGTACGAAACTTGATACCTTCCAAGTTATAATTCTTGATAGAGGGTAAAAAAGATCTATAATCCTTAGTATCTCCCAAGGATAGTAAAAAAAACTCGTCATGGTATTCTACTGTACATTTGTACTTCCATAAACTTTCGATTGCTGAGTGCAGAATTAAATACTAACCACCTGCCTAGCTGCTAGCCTGTTACTTTGCGGCACAACCTAAGATGGCACTACCTAGTGCACAACTATATGAACTCTTTGACTTGGCGCTACCTAGTGCACAACTAAGATGTATTAGAAATTTTTTAGAGTACGAGTCTGACGTATATACATACTCACGTACACACATCACACACTCACGACACACACATCCACGTGTTGCACTAGGTAGCATGGACATAATTTTCTATAAATAAGATTAGAGATATAACCTCACGTAATGTGGGTGTACGTTTTGATCACTTAACGTActcacatatatatgtactaTTTCTCTCaagatttaataaaaaaatacgaCCACATATGCCAAGTCTAAGATTCGAATCTGGATGAGAAAATCCACCACAAGGACTATAACCAACTGAATTATACTCAGTTCCCGATGTGTTGGAGTTTTGACTTCAGAAATGTAGTTTTCGTCAAAATGATAAAGTATGTTTTCGGCAAAATATTCGGATTAGTTTGAATATGTTGTGGTAAATTAATGGAATGCAATAGAATATTCTAATCAAATTGCATATGTTGGTGATTGTTACGCGTGTACTCCAGGACATCATGAGTTCGAATCCATAACTCAGCAAAAAAATCCGCAATTTTATGTGTCTTATATGTGTGCCCCATGACTCCAGCAAGAGAACAGAGAAATTGATAATACTTTCTTCTGGAATTTAAGATTTCAAATTCGGTCAAACCGTCTAAACGAATTCCAGAACAAATCAACCGAATTTGCGGATTTCATTCATTCCAGTGGCAAACGGAGGAAATCGCAAACCAAAAGACGAATCCCTGACTGTGAGCACTATCGGTGAATAAGTTTATTAGCCAAGATCTACGCTCGAAAGAACAAATGAAGTTAGGCTGGAGAAGAGATTTCGATTGATTTGGCGTGCTAGGTTCATTCACCAATATAAATCTTACAATTAGCAGCACTGTTACTGGTGTTATTTAACGGCCACTGCTGCCGTGCACGGGACAATGCAATATATATCTtcatgagaaaaataagagattCAATCATATAGTTTACATCAATCCTCTAGCTATATGCCATCATTCCACTTGCGAAAAAAAGATATACATCATCGTCTTCATGGGGGTTTGTGGTTGGCGAGCAACCTTTCGTGTATACTGGAGGACATCACgggttaaaaaaaaattcgcaGATTACTATGGCTTACACACGTGTTTCCAGAAAgataaaaaacaaatttattaTACCTTTTCgaaattcaaaattttaaatctGATCAAAACCGTTTAAACAAATTCCATAAAGAAATTGCCGGAATAAGTGACTTCCGTGCGTTACGCTGGCAAACGACATGAATTGCAAACCGAAATACAAATCCATGCCTGTGGCCATGCTCCCTGCATGAGTTATTGGCAAAGATCTGTGCGTTGAAAGAAGAAACACGAATTTAGTCTGGAGAAGATGAGATTTCAATTGTTTTGCCGTCCTAGGTTTATTCACCTACGTACATATATCTTGCAACTGGCAGCAACTGTTTTATTTAACGGCCACTTCTGTCGTGCACGGGACAATGCAATATCGATATATCGTCATGAGAAAAATAAGTGATTCGATCATAGTTTGCATCAATATCTCTAGCTGTATATCATCATTCCACTTGCGAAAAAGATgtccatcttcttcttcatgggAGTACGCggtttgtatatatataatagccCCCGCACTGGACGGCTCTTAGCTTCTGAAAGCTATCACAACGTCCAAAGCAGCTCATCACACACGCGATCCCAGGCCATGGTATCGTTCAAGGCACGCCGGAGCGAGCCGGAGCTCGTgtcgccggcgcggccgacgcCACGTGAGACAAACGCCCTGTCCGACATCGACGACCAGCGGCCACTGCGTTACTACGAGACGGTCATCGGGTTCTTCCGCAGCTGCCCCGGCCGCACTGACAGGCCAGGCGACCTGATAAAGACCATCAAGGCGGCGCTCGCGGAGGCGCTGGTGTACTACTACCCCGTCGCCGGGCGGCTACGGGAGACCGCCGGAGGGAAGCTCGTGGTGGACTGCACGGCGGAAGGGGTGGTGTTCGTCGAGGCCGACGCGGATGTGCGTCTGGAGGAGTTCGGGGagccgctgctgccgccgtATCCGTGTGTGGAGGAGCTGCTATGCGATCCAGGTGATACGAGAGCTGTCATTGGCAGACCATTGCTCCTCATGCAGGTACTTAATTTATGTAGCTTCTGTTTCTGATtgcaaatgcaaagaaatgCACTCTACAATACTCCAATGCATGCGCCTATAGAATGGATAtgatccatttttttctttgccTCATCAATAAATGTATCTTCTAATTTAGGGACGTTATCCGGGACTCTTTTGAAATCTCCTAAAAATCTAATGCATCATGGACATCTTTTGACAAGTTTTAGAGAcaaccatagtattttgttACAGACGATTTCTCGTGCATTTCTACCCTCCGGAGTTTCGAGGTTGTTCATGGTTCAACATATAAAATTTTTACATTTAAATATTGCTataccaaaagaaaaaaaggatgtGAGTTTGTTTTAAGATGTCTAGAGTTCAAATATTGGCTTTTGCAGAGGCCGTGTGATAAAGAAGTCTCTGCCGAAAAAGGAGATGTAACTAAAAGTCCccaatttattaaaataatagcCTCCACATggagttatatttgttttagaGCCGTCTTACTAGAAATTTAAGTAGGACTATGGAGCTCCATATGGCGCACGCTTGTGCCGACTTAGACACAATGACAATATACAATAAGCATGTAATCAATATTCTAAAGAGCAGAAAGGTTCACATGACATCTGACTAGACCTTTGCATTATAATCCTTATGATACAATTAATCCAACCTAAGTGTCATATTATAATTCATAGGTAGGCATTAGTTCGGGAAACCCATGTAGTTATCTCTTAATGTGCTCAAGAGTAAAGTTACGTTTTATTTTggacacgagagagagagagagagagagagagagagagagagaggtgaaatGATATATATGTTACTGTAGCCTCATGTATAGACCATGGACCTTAGTAGTGTATTCGAGTCTATTATGGTAAAATAAACTTCGGCAGAACACCATCCTATAAAAAAgtcttttttagataaaggaagcTTTATTCCAATGATGAAATAAGGTTTCGGCCTCAAGCAGGTGCACGCAGCCAAATCTTATAAAGTATgtgctgaaaaagaaaatgtaacAAAAAGGTGCTctgtttattaaaaaaaaggccTCTACCTAGGTTTATTTCTTGTAATGCAATCTCACTAGAATTTAATTTAGGAAAAGGAATTAAATTAATTGGCAAAAAAACTTAAGAGCCGGTCCGAACACAGCAAGTGGAAGCATTAACGGAATGCATTGTATATTAGAACCATACAAGACTTTTAAAACACAAGAATaattaaagaaaagaagagtCTATATGGCTTACAAGAAATAACAGTAGCTTCGTAAGGGAAATATTAATTGTTTCAAGACAGATGGCTTCGAGAGAGACTAGCTCAAACTTGTTACAGGGAACCTCTGAGAAAGTATAAGGGAGTAGGATTGtttgagaatttttttgagGTCATTCCAAGGCtaatttaaacaaaaaaaaattgagggtCATAAACACACGGCAACAAATTTCCAATTATTTCTTATCCTAAATAATTCCTCTAGAAATTATTTGTCCCTTACAATTTAAATATGGACTGGCATATGAATAAAAATTTTGTATGTAGGAAAATTTAGTGTTCTTCTCATTCAATGTGGCTTTCTACCACAAGTGACAAAGCTTCTTCGTATATTTTTATAGGTGACACAGCTCAAATGTGGCGGATTTGTTGCTGGATTCCACATGTGTCACAACATTGCCGATGGTTTCGGTATGATTCAACTCATGATCACTATAGCTGAATTAACATGTGGTGGAGAAGTCCCGAGCATTCTTCCCATTTGGGAAAGAGAGCTTCTAAGTACAGCACATAGCCCATCCCTCATCACATATCCGAACCCTGCATATCAACCATTACTAAATGGCTTAGACTTTACATCTGATGATGTGATGCTGTCGACTCCACTCGATGAAATGGTAGTCCACTACTTCATCTTTGGGCCAAGAGAGATAACAACTCTACGAAGCCAGGTACCGGGGTACCTTGCCGATTCTACAACATGCTTTGAACTGATAACTGCTGTCATGTGGAGATGCCGCACAATAGCTTTGGGATACAAGTCTAGTCAACGTGTGCGCCTTATGATTACTATGAATGCGCGTGGGAGGTGGAATCACCATACACTCATCCCATGGGGTTACTACGGCAATGCACATGTCTCTCCCATAGTAGAAGTAACCGTGGATGAGCTCCGAAGGCAGCCGCTCGCTGACACGGTCGAGCTCGTGCGTAAAACCAAGCTCAGCGTGACAAAAGAGTGCATGAAATCAATGGTGGACACCATTGCATTCCTGCGTGAGTGGCCATCCCTGACGATGGACAGAAGAACGTACGATGTTTCTGACACGAAATGGATTGCGGCGGGCAACGGATTGCAGCTTGGGTGGGCTGAGTTTGTGGGTGGTGGCATACCGGTCGCTGGTGACCTTACTTCAAAGATGGGAAGCGATCATATGAAGTGCAAGAACGAAGATGGCGAGGACTCAACTGTGGTGTCAATACTACTGCCAAGGCCGGCGATGGAGAGGTTCAAGAAAGAGATGGCTGTTTGGCTCAACAAACATGACGAGAAGAATTTTATCATACCGAGCTCCCTCTAGCTAGCAATGAATAGAAGAATTTAATTGGATGTTTGCTTTCATGGTTTTGAGATGATTTCGTGGTGTAATGAAACAGTTGGAAATGTATTGcattgatttgttttttaaaacagGAAAGAAGAAACATTGTTGCTGTCTACCACTTAATTGTGCCGAGGTTCATCGATCGTCTTGTCATTCAAAAACATGTCGACCTACATCATTCCACTTGTCTATTTCCTTTAGAATCtagcccttcttgatgatccTCACGCAAAGAGGTAGCTTCCGCGCTTGGTTCTTCCGGAGTCTAATGATGTCAATTGTCAACATCTCCGAATTAAAGGAGGCAACTCTTTGCACGCATGGCTGTCAGTGTAGTAATTAATTGGATGTTTGCTTTCATCGTTCTGATAAGGTTACATCATTCAAGAGttgtatatgattttttttaacaagaaagaagaaagattgTCCTATAAGAGTATGAATTAGTCCAAATAGTAGAAGTCAACGGCTGCtctcaagaaaataaaatgttttTAAGGCATACGCATGATGCGCTAACATGAACAGAGAGGCAAAGCGGTATAAATCCTGGACACCACTTACATATATGCACTGATTACCACCAGACGATTACGAAGCGAGCATTGCAATATCGTCAGTGGCTCAGTGAACGTTAAACTGAgctctcactactacagaatttaTTTAGTAGGATATATATGTACAGATGAAACTACAGACGGTTtcaaactagaaccgtctgagAAAATAATAACACGAAGTTTTAACAAAATAGAATGgtatagtacagacggttacaaactacaaccgtctgtactatttcTTTTTATACAAACAATTCTAATTCAGAGTTATCTATACTTATATACAGTAATAATACAGAcaattttaaattaaaactatctgtaaaaaaatagtacagacatttttaatatttagaaccgtctgtaccgTTCCCCACGTGAAGTGTGTTTACGTACTCCCCGGTCTTTGGATCCGCTGGAGTGTACATATGGCTCATGCTGAGCTATTAGGTCAGGCTGTCATGTCAGCTGAGTGGAAGAGTGGTGTCTCGGCGTTTAGCATTAATGTGACGGCAGTATATGTACAATTTGCTTAGCTACTTACACACTGATGGTAGTGAACGCGACTGCTGCTTGGTTTGCATGCTGCAGTTTTTCCATCGTCAGCACCGTCTGTACAGCAGGCACGTCCAACAGCGGGACGGTTCTAATTTGCAATAGTACACACGGTTACGAAATAAGAACAGTATATACTATTAATACAGAcgattttaaatttaaaattatctatattaatagtATTTTACTAATTTCAAACGTATattttatatagattatttttatatattaattaccAACGAACGATATATGAGACAGTAAGGTTCGCTCAAGGTTTGAGGTTACGGGTTTAACTTCTAGAGAAGGCATGCGTGGTATTCCGCGTGAAAAATTATGTGACTTGTTATGTGACTTAAGACCGCCTACATAATAATAAAGGAGGCTGGTGTGagctagaaaaatatttttttagatttttttagcttcagaaaacttagtacagatggttccaatttgaaaccatctgtacaaatgaacttagtacagacggttctaagtTTGAACTTAGAACCGTCCGTACAAATAATTTTTACAAATGGTTCTAAATTAGAATCGTTTGTAAACATCATTTATACAGATGGTTCAAAAACTGTCTGTATAAATCTGATTTGTTTAGACTATTTTCCACAGACAGTTCGAAAAAATATCCTGCACGGAATTtccgaaccgtctgtacaaatgatttCTATTGTAGTGTCTATTAATTTGTCACATGACGTTCATGCATGGAATAATCCTACAGACATCCAGACTTAATAGAGAAACTACTTAAGTCAACGACACATAATATTAGATATGTATCGAATAATTATATACGGAGTTGATTATATATAGGACTTGGAGTTCT is a genomic window of Phragmites australis chromosome 24, lpPhrAust1.1, whole genome shotgun sequence containing:
- the LOC133907844 gene encoding acyl transferase 1-like, encoding MVSFKARRSEPELVSPARPTPRETNALSDIDDQRPLRYYETVIGFFRSCPGRTDRPGDLIKTIKAALAEALVYYYPVAGRLRETAGGKLVVDCTAEGVVFVEADADVRLEEFGEPLLPPYPCVEELLCDPGDTRAVIGRPLLLMQVTQLKCGGFVAGFHMCHNIADGFGMIQLMITIAELTCGGEVPSILPIWERELLSTAHSPSLITYPNPAYQPLLNGLDFTSDDVMLSTPLDEMVVHYFIFGPREITTLRSQVPGYLADSTTCFELITAVMWRCRTIALGYKSSQRVRLMITMNARGRWNHHTLIPWGYYGNAHVSPIVEVTVDELRRQPLADTVELVRKTKLSVTKECMKSMVDTIAFLREWPSLTMDRRTYDVSDTKWIAAGNGLQLGWAEFVGGGIPVAGDLTSKMGSDHMKCKNEDGEDSTVVSILLPRPAMERFKKEMAVWLNKHDEKNFIIPSSL